TCCCCTCCGGCACGTCCGCCCAGTGTCGTGCGTAGAACCGCGACTGGCGGCGAACGAACGCGAGGTGGCGGTCGAGTCGGCGGCGCCGCCGCGCGTCGATGGCCGCACGGCTGGCCCACTTCGCCCGCCACACGTCGAGCGTGGCGGCGACCTGCCCGAGTTCGGACCCGCCCACCGCGGTCGACGGCACTCCTTCTCGTCCGAGAACGTCGGTCGTGAATGCGGCCGAGGACGGCGGATCGGTCCGGTCACTCATGTGGACCCCCGCGGCGTGGTCGGCCCTGGAATCGTCTCGGCGTCGGTGTCGGTGCGGCCCGCGGCCGACACGTCGCCCTCCCACGGGTCGCCGTGGCCGGGGAGGAGCACCGCGTCGCCGAACTCGGCGAGCGTCTGCACCGACCGTCTCGCCTGGGCAGCGTCGTAGTGAATCGGTGGGAGCACCCGTGGAGCGGTCTGCTCGCCGGTACGGACGTCCAGCGTGAACGCGGCGTCACCGCAGCAGAGCACCCCGTGGTCGGCGAAGTGGAACGCACACGACCCAGCGGTGTGGCCCGGCAGGTGGACGACGCGCGGGCGACCCGGGACGTCGAGCACGTCGCCGTCGGCGATCGGTTCGAACGTCCTCAGCGGTGGCACCCGCCGCACCCCCGACCGGATCACCTCGGCGACGTACGCGAGCGTGGCGGGGCGCCACAGCGACCGTAGCAGGGCCGTCGGTGGCAAACCGGGCGGCCCACCGCACGCCAGGTCGGCGTCCGCCGGGTGGAGGTACACGGGTGCGTCGACCGCTCGCCGGAGCCACTCCGCAATACCGACGTGGTCGGCGTCACCGTGGGTGAGCAGTACGGCTTCGACGGCCGTCAGTTCGTACCCCAGATCCGTAACGCCGTCCACCAACTGCCGCCAGTGGCCGGGGAGGCCAGCGTCGACGACGGTGAGCGCTTCGTCGTCCGCGACGACGTACCACCCGATTCGGGTCGTCCCGAAGCGGTAGACGTCCTCTGCCACCAGTCGATCGTCGAGGGAGATCATATGAACGAGTCGTCGGATGGGGCGCTAAACGCACCTTCCGGTTCCAACGCCGCCGGAATCGAGCGACTGCACCGATCGATATCACGCCTGAGAACGGCGCCGACGCGGTTAAGTTCGTGACCGGGACAGCATCGAACAGTCGGGAGGTCGCTGGGGGACCCGATCGACCACACCCATGTCAGCGACACCACCGCACGACGACCGGCGAGACAGAGCGGTCACGCCTGTTATCGCGACGGTCACCATGGTCGCTATCGCGGTGTTGCTCGCGGCGGTGCTCGGTGCGGCGATGCTCGGGTTCTCGGGCGGTCTTGGGGCCGGACCGCCCGCGCTGTCGGTGGAGTTCACGTACATCCAGGACGGCAACGAGTACGAGGTCGTCGCGACCATCTACGGCGGCCAGACGATCACCAAGCAGAACACCGAGAACGTCACGCTTGTCGCCGAAAGCGGCCAACAGGAGACCGCACTCAAGACCAGGTATCCGCTGACCGGCGGTGACGATATCATCGTCAAGGGCGTCCCGCCGGGGACGAACGTGCGACTGGTCTGGACCGGTCCCGACGGGGGGTCCGGCGTCGTCGCTCGCGGGCGAACGCCGTTCTGACTTCTGAGGGGCGCCGGCCAGTCGCGGTCGATGGGCGTCTCATCGTCGACTCCGTCACCCGTGGTGCCCCGCTGGGTGTCGCTGGCTTTTCGCCCCCGTCCGCCCAACGGTAGGTATGAGCGAGGACCTCGGGACGCCGGTGCTGGACGACCACCTCCACCTCGACCCCGACCACGGTCGCGGGATGGCCGCCGTCGACGACTTCGCCCGCCTCGGTGGCACCCACTTGATCGTCGTGAACAAGCCGTCGTGGCACCTCGGTCCCGTCCCGTCGGACCGCGAGGACTTCCGACCGGTGTTCGAGACGACCGTCGCCGCCGCCCGCGAGGCCACCGACCGCCTCCGCGGCCGTGCGTGGCCCGTGCTCGGCGTCCATCCAGGACTCGTCTCGCGACTCGTCGACGACGAGGGGTACGACCCGACCGAGGCGCGTGACCTGATGCAGGCCGGCATCGACGTCGCCGCCGAGTTCGTCGCCGAGGGGCGCGCGCTCGGCCTCAAGTCGGGGCGGCCACACTACGAGGTGTCGGACGCGGTGTGGGACGCCTCGAACGCGGTGATGCGTCACGCGTTCGACCACGGCGCCGACCTCGACTGTGCGGTCCAACTCCACACGGAAGCGAGCGAAGACCTCACCGACATCGCCGACTGGGCGAGCGACGCCGGGATGGACCCGGCGCGCGTCGTGAAACACTACGCCGCCGGGCGACTCGCCGGGCCGACGCCGAGCGTGATGAGCGAGAAGGACCGCCTGCGCCGCGCCGCCGAGGCGGGCGACCCGTTCCTCATGGAGACGGACTTCGTCGACGACCCCGAGAAGCCGGGGATGGTGATGGGGCCGAAGACGGTGCCCCGACGAGTGCGGTGGCTGTTGGACGAAGGGTACGACGAAGCGGTCGCCAACGCGCACGTCGAGACGCCGCGAGCAGTGTACGACATCGACACGGAGGCGACGCTGGTCGACGCCGAGTGAGAGTGACTCCCGGCCGCCGACTGTCCTCTGTCGACCGACGACCGACGACCGGCTGGCATCCAAGTGTCGGCAGCGGTCGCCGCGATCCCGTGACGCGTTGCCGCGGATCAGCCTCGAAAACCCGGAGAGGGGAGCGTGATTCGCCGCTGTTCGGGGAGAAGAAAGGCATATCAACACAGACCCAGACGTTGGGGTATGAGCGAATCCGAGGAGACGTTCTACACCGACGATCGGTGGCAGAACTGGCTCGACCGCGTGGCAGAGGAGGACCTCGACCCCGAGAACGAGGACTCCGCGCGGTTGTTGCTCAATCTTCAGGACGACACCGCGATCGCAGTCGCCAAGATCGTCGCCGCGTACGACGAGGACCGCCTCGGCGAGGAGGAGGCGATCGACGAACTGGCGGAGATCCGCGACATCGTCCTCGCCGAAGTCGAGATGGACAGTGAGGAGAAGACGATGCTGATCGACGGCGTCCAGACCAGCCTCGTGTGCGTCTTCTACACCGCCGAGGAGTACGTGCTCGGTGGCCCCGTCGAGGAGGGGACCGTCGCCGAGTACGTGGAGGCCGCCGCCGCCGCGGAGGCCGACGAAGACGTCGACGCCGCGCTCGGCTTCCTCGTCCAGGCCGGCACGCTGATCATCGACGGCGAGGAGCTGCCGATGGACGCCGTCGAGGACCTCGAGTACGGCCTCGTCTCGGAGTGGGTCAACGGACTCGACTCGCTCCAGTCGGCGATGGCCGACCCCGAGGTCGTCGAGGAAGACGAGTAACGCCGCCCGCGTGGCGCCCTCCGATCTGATACCCGGTCCCGCACGCTTATCACGGGCCTGGGGCTACACGGTCGCATGACGGATCGGGGGGACACAGCCGGGGGCCGCGACCGCGCCGTGACGGTCCAAATCGGCGCGGTGATCCTCTTCGGGTTCTTGATCGTCGCGCTCTCCACCTACCAGGCTGCCGTCGTCCCCGACCAGAACGCAGAGGTCGAGTTCCTCCACAACCAGGAGGTCCAGACCGACATGCTCCACCTGTCGAACAGCATCAGCGCCGCCGGTCGCGTCGGCGAGTCGGCGCCAACGTCGGTGGCACTCGGGACGCGCTACCCGAGTCGGACGCTGTTCGTGAACCCGCCGCCGGCCAGCGGACGCCTCGCGACCAACAGGTCCGTCGGCGACGCCGCGCTCGAGAACGTCACCGTCCTGGCCCCCGGTGGCTCGGTCGACGACGAGGCCGCCGACTACTGGGACAGCGGCGTGGCCTTCGACACGGCGGTCCTCACGTACGAGCCGCGGTACAACGCCCACCGCGACGCACCGACGACGCGCTACGAGTCTGGCGTGCTGTTCAACGAGTTCCCGTCGGGCGCGACGCTCAATCTCTCTGGACAGCGTCTCGTCGACGGCGACCGGATCACGTTGGTCGTCATCGAGGGGAACCTCTCGGCCAGTGGCGTCACGACGGCGTCGGTCGACCCGACCGCGGTGAGTGTCGTCACCCGTCGCGAGCGGGTGAAGGGAACGATGAACGTCACGGTGCCGTCGACGCGCGGCCCCGCCGCCTGGCGCGGGGAGGAGCTGTTGGACGTCGACGACAACCCCTTCGTCGAGGACGTGACGCCGGGCGCGTCGCCGGGAACGGTGACCATCCACCTCAACGACTCCCGGACGTACTCGC
The DNA window shown above is from Halobaculum marinum and carries:
- a CDS encoding MBL fold metallo-hydrolase, with protein sequence MISLDDRLVAEDVYRFGTTRIGWYVVADDEALTVVDAGLPGHWRQLVDGVTDLGYELTAVEAVLLTHGDADHVGIAEWLRRAVDAPVYLHPADADLACGGPPGLPPTALLRSLWRPATLAYVAEVIRSGVRRVPPLRTFEPIADGDVLDVPGRPRVVHLPGHTAGSCAFHFADHGVLCCGDAAFTLDVRTGEQTAPRVLPPIHYDAAQARRSVQTLAEFGDAVLLPGHGDPWEGDVSAAGRTDTDAETIPGPTTPRGST
- a CDS encoding type IV pilin N-terminal domain-containing protein, with protein sequence MVAIAVLLAAVLGAAMLGFSGGLGAGPPALSVEFTYIQDGNEYEVVATIYGGQTITKQNTENVTLVAESGQQETALKTRYPLTGGDDIIVKGVPPGTNVRLVWTGPDGGSGVVARGRTPF
- a CDS encoding TatD family hydrolase, with the protein product MSEDLGTPVLDDHLHLDPDHGRGMAAVDDFARLGGTHLIVVNKPSWHLGPVPSDREDFRPVFETTVAAAREATDRLRGRAWPVLGVHPGLVSRLVDDEGYDPTEARDLMQAGIDVAAEFVAEGRALGLKSGRPHYEVSDAVWDASNAVMRHAFDHGADLDCAVQLHTEASEDLTDIADWASDAGMDPARVVKHYAAGRLAGPTPSVMSEKDRLRRAAEAGDPFLMETDFVDDPEKPGMVMGPKTVPRRVRWLLDEGYDEAVANAHVETPRAVYDIDTEATLVDAE
- a CDS encoding DUF2150 family protein, with product MSESEETFYTDDRWQNWLDRVAEEDLDPENEDSARLLLNLQDDTAIAVAKIVAAYDEDRLGEEEAIDELAEIRDIVLAEVEMDSEEKTMLIDGVQTSLVCVFYTAEEYVLGGPVEEGTVAEYVEAAAAAEADEDVDAALGFLVQAGTLIIDGEELPMDAVEDLEYGLVSEWVNGLDSLQSAMADPEVVEEDE